The window TTTGCCACATCTTCGGGGTGTTGACCATGATGTCAGCCGAATTTGCTCACGAGACAGAATCGTCCCAAAATGCCATGATGTTAATTAAGATGTTTTAAGTTCACTTGAAGCAAGATAAGATttgttttcccttctctcAAAGAGATGAGACGTCCGTTCCGATGACATCAATGCTTGATGTGTTACAATACATACTATGTAATGTGATAATGGTTAGTTGCATATCCTGGGCATGATGTAGCTGCATTCACAATAGTACATTCTATGTGTGGGAATTCTGTTTTATATCATTTATGCAACTCTATCCTATGCTCATGGGGGCTGTCTGATGGCTAGCTTAGTTCCCTCCATAGCCATGAGACTAGTCCTTACTAGGAAACATAACCGAGCTGCGATACTTATTTCTACCTCGACACACACATGCATTGAGCACGAAAATTTTCTGGCCATGTTCATGAAGCACGTGAGATTCTGCTGCAAACTTGATCTGATCTACTCAGCACAAATTCACATTGTTCAAAAGTATTCAGATTCCCTTCCTTTTCTGAATTAGCATCAGTTCAAATTTACGGTTCAAGAGGCTCTATAAAGACaaattacattataaaaagaggtggcaattaatatttcaaaccTAACAAAGCTGAAGAGAGATTAAAAATCTGCAGAAGCTACAATATTCTTTACATAATACTCACGAGTGAGTGAATAATTAACATGtgataaacaaattaatcagCAATTACAATGTACTTAAATTACAAGATGCAAGTTTTTCATCCATATTCCTGAGCTATCCTATAATAGTATTATCATACATCTCTTGAATCAATGGATCATGGAATATCAAATGTGCATGTGCAAATGTTTAAAAGTAACAGCTAACCAATTTCCTACTTGTGAACTTTTTATGATATTGGCAATTGGAGGCAAGGTAAGGCAACTATATCATCCCTTGATTCACCTCTCTATTCCTTCCCCTCCTTCCAGAACGCCCCAGGACGACTCTACTTTGGCGACGTAGGCGTCCAACCAGAGACGAACCACCGTTCTCATCATTTTCGTTTCCTATATCATCATCGTTTTCACTATCTTGATCAGAATACTCTAATTCATCTATTGTGTTGTGGCGATGCAATCTCACAGAGCCTCTATCAAGTGCGCCGTTGGTGTTGGAGCCTCTCTCTTGTCGTCTATTTGATCCGTCATTGCCTGCAGAACCAAAGGCCTGCAGAAAGAGGAACATAGACATCAAATTCTGATTAACGCCAACTCCCATGCCCTCATTCTGCTCCATGGCATTAATATCAGACCCCTCCTCCTCTTCATCTGAATCAGACTCATATTGACCTCCTCCTTCTATCACATAATCACCAAAAAACACTGCTCCTGGCATTGATGATCTTATGGTACTCATcacatcttctctctctcggTCACGCTCCATCCTCCTCCACTTCTGTTCTAGTGTGGGATCCACTACTCTTGGCTTTGCAGAAGGGTGGTCCGCCTTCACATGTTTCCGCAGCTCTTTGAATGTCCCCACAAATGTACAATTTTCCTGCATACAACTTCGTTTATTGGCATTGAGTTGCTCTCGCGCAGGCTCTACAACAGTCCAACCCTTCACCTGTCCCCTGCAAAGAGGACATGCAAGCTCTGCAGCATCGCCACTGTCCGCTGAGTGAGCAGAAAATGGACCAATAACTTGACTATCAAGTGAATCGTGAACCGAATGGCTGTCAGATGGTGCTGCTTTTGCATAGGCCTTTTTGTATTGGTCAAGGCAGTTCGAATAACGAAAACTTGTCCCGCACATGTAAGGACGACACCCTTTGTCATGGGAGGAGCACAAGAGAAGGACAGCATTGTGAGGACATTCCATGCACACTGAGCATGTAGCATCTTCCCAGTCTTTTTTAATTACCTTGGAGCAAGTGTCTTCCTTTTGTTTGTGCGATGGTAGGGGGTATGGTGTTTCCCTGCACTGCCGTGAAGCAATCCGGCGTCGACCTCTTGTACCTTTTGCCATTTCCTGAACAACACCCGCCAACGTAGGAATCTTATCAAACACAATAAATCACATCATTATTAAGTCAAAGGCAGCGGATCATGAAAAATTCGAACTACAGCAGGTTATGTATAAACACAATCAAATCGCCAACACCAAACACGTGGGTATaagtttattctttttttctcaccCCATTAAAATTGAGTTTATAAGCAAGCATATAAACAGGGTAAATATATCCAGCAACCAAAGcctttatttacaaattaatgcattaaatatagtgttaaaatttgttgcatgagcagaatttttttttataaagaggCCTTATGCTATCAATTCCAATATGTGCACCAATTAAAGCATGCAACCAAAGGCaagtagatataaaaaaaGCCCAACTGCAAGTAAGTCAAGTTGCATATGAATCATGATGGAGGAAGCAGTCAGTATAAGATAACATAAGATCAAAATCCACAATTAACCACTGAGAAACGAAAGTAGAACATAAGATCTGGTGAAAGTTGCCAATCAataaagtgataaaaaaaaaattactatcatTAAGTAAAAATCCCTGCAGAAGAGATTCTTTCAAATATTCTCAGTAAGTGAACGAAATGACCAGGTAACCAGTGAGCGTCCTGGAGAATTTAAGCTAAATGTAAATTATgagatgagagaatatgaAACTCTATTACTACCACACTCAATTCAATACATCTAAATAGTACCATTACCTTGGCTCACTCCAAAAATGACACCCAACAAAATATAGAGCAAACAAGAAAGAATTGTAGGTGCAGTGCAGCAATTCCTAATCAAAACTTGTATGaagaaaacatgaaaaatgTATAAACTTATGAAAATATCCAACCAAAATAACATGTCAATTATGGGAAGGGAAATcaatcacaattcacaaaagCACGACTCCTAGTCTCCtgccaaaatcaaaacaagcACAGGACAATTTCCAATACCTCCAACTCAGCATCAGtgcacaaaataaattatagaaaatgcACGTATGTAAAAAATGTCATGGTATAAAGTATCCTTCTCATAACCAACTCTAacttaatcaaaatttgaagatcACAACATCTTGTAAATGCATTAGTTGAAAGAAAGAATGGCGTCACTACCAACTGCCACTTCTGTTAATTTTAGCAAACATAGTTCATAGAAACTTCTCAAAAACTAAAACCTCATTTACCCAACAACATAAGCACAAAATTCACGACCCAATTTCATCCAAACCAGATCTTACACTGTTggaaaaatcacaatttattaGAACGTCATCAATAGCTAAACAGAATTAccaattcaaataataaaggGAGCAGTCTCAATTTGCACAGAATTCAAAACCAGAATTCAGCCACAAAAGAGAAGAACAAACCCACCTCGTTATCCACAAAGCAAATCTGGATCCTAGTTGAAGAATTATTGGCGGAGACCAAAATGCGCATccactatatttatatacgcgcaaaaacaaaattcgaccttcagaaaataaaatatcactaCATCAATCACGATTCAGATTcacatatacatacatatatacatacacaGCGTTATTTTATGAAAGGGAGATTCGGATAACATGCTAAGTAGATACCTAAAGGCCAAAACACGAAACAACGTGCCACAAGCTCGGAATCACGCGATGCGACAGATAAGgctattgaattttttttacagaAGCTCAACTCAATCGATCGCtcatcaataaattattagatTAGAAAAATCTATAAACTAATACAgcagaaaataatatttaatcagtAAATCAATAAAGGCACCAAAGCACATGCTCCACGACGATTTAACCATAAATTAACATCACAGATTCCCCAGTTAATCACGCCTACAGTGAAAATTACGCtgcaaaatatttatgaaaaaatgataaattagcAGGAAATGCTTACCGAAGAATTTTCTCGTAATTGGTGGATTCTTCtaatacttttaaaaaagaaaaaaaaatgcagctatacaaaaaattatagagCTTAGAGAGAGAGGGTTGGTGTGCATCTGAGAGATCGAGGGGATATCAGAATTCAGAGGGCGGCCATTTCTCCAAGCTTTCAATTACTGCTTAAAAATTCCAAtcactaaataattaattacagaAATGGGCTGAAAACATATTTGAGAGTGTTGTAtgttaatattgataaaaGAAAACGGATTGTTATTAAAGTAACCGATACctttattaaataatgttttatttacttattttatgaaCGTGGAGCAacttaatataatttctttcggtaattatttttaatttaggatatataaatatatatacaggGCTTCATAGTCGATAcatatcttaatttattagttaCCCTAATAATTTTGAGAGATTTCGGAAAAAAGGGTTCATTTCGCTGACCTTTATAAGGGATTAATTTCGTTGACCTTTTAAAATATGGGTACGAGGTATGCGAATTTTTCGAAAGAAgggattttcgattttttatgcattttctcttctttttaaGGATTATTTCATTCCtaacatttattaattgacCAAATTACCCTCTAcaaattttaacacaatttataaaaaatcaccCCAACCAACCCCCACCCCCGCCCCCAAACTGCACGCCTCTTTCCACAAACTGCCCCATCCTGTTCTCTCCTCCATGGCAGCGTTTGTAAGGTACAAAAAATACACAGATATACAAACTTTTGAGAGCTCAAATCGACAACGCTTCCGCCTTTGAGAGCTCCAATTTCTTCTCTCCTCAATCTCGCTCCAGCCAATCTCCAGAAACTCAACCGCCATTGTTAAATCTGTCCCGATCCTCAGAAATTCCAGCCTGATCTCCGGCCAAATTGAGCGCGGATTCCGCTCCGGCTTGATCGAGAGGAATTTCATCTCTGGCCCCTCAGAGAATCAGTAAGATCAGCAGCGGCAGAGGTACAAGCCCAAATCAAAGAAATGGGTTTTAATCTAGAATTTCAAGGAAATTGTGTCCAATTCTTTCAAGGATTTCTCTAGAGAATTGAGAAGTAATCACAATCAGGAATTCATGATCATCAAAATATAGAGCCCCAAAATCACATTCAAtcaagtagtagtaatagCAGGAACAGCAGCACGATCACGAGCCACAATTTAAGCACAGATATGAGCTTGATTGATGAAAATGAAGACGTTGGGGATGAGACCGGTGAAATCGGAGGGGACTGAAATGGGTTATGTGCTGCGAGTTAGATTGGCTTCATTCTTCACCGGCGCGGCACTGGCATCCGCCGCCGGTCTCTATTATCTCCAGAAGGATTACGCAATTGCCCACCACGCCATCTCTCAACAGATAGATAACACTTACAAGTCACTGGACGAACGTGTGTCGGCATTGGAGCAGTTGAAAGCAGATGAGGCACCAAAGGCTGTGGAAGCTGCTGACTCTGCCTAATTGAATGAGGTTTTTCGTAGCAACAATGCATTGTAACAGTTCTATCCAGAGAGAAAAAgatgacttttttttataaattgtgctaaaaaaatttcgaggataatttggtcaattaataaatattatgaacgaaataatctttaaaaagaagagaaaatgcaTAAAGAATCGAAAATCCCTCATTCTGAAAAATTCGCATGCCTCGGACTCATATTTCGAAAGGTCAACGAAATTAATCCCTCATTTCGAAAGGTCAGCGAAATTAACCCCTTTTTTCCGAAATCTctcaataattttatgtagaGGTCTTACATCATTTTTTAACGCATTTTTCATTCTAGAAACATCCATAA is drawn from Salvia hispanica cultivar TCC Black 2014 chromosome 6, UniMelb_Shisp_WGS_1.0, whole genome shotgun sequence and contains these coding sequences:
- the LOC125196042 gene encoding uncharacterized protein LOC125196042 isoform X2 produces the protein MRILVSANNSSTRIQICFVDNEEMAKGTRGRRRIASRQCRETPYPLPSHKQKEDTCSKVIKKDWEDATCSVCMECPHNAVLLLCSSHDKGCRPYMCGTSFRYSNCLDQYKKAYAKAAPSDSHSVHDSLDSQVIGPFSAHSADSGDAAELACPLCRGQVKGWTVVEPAREQLNANKRSCMQENCTFVGTFKELRKHVKADHPSAKPRVVDPTLEQKWRRMERDREREDVMSTIRSSMPGAVFFGDYVIEGGGQYESDSDEEEEGSDINAMEQNEGMGVGVNQNLMSMFLFLQAFGSAGNDGSNRRQERGSNTNGALDRGSVRLHRHNTIDELEYSDQDSENDDDIGNENDENGGSSLVGRLRRQSRVVLGRSGRRGRNREVNQGMI
- the LOC125196042 gene encoding uncharacterized protein LOC125196042 isoform X1 gives rise to the protein MRILVSANNSSTRIQICFVDNEIPTLAGVVQEMAKGTRGRRRIASRQCRETPYPLPSHKQKEDTCSKVIKKDWEDATCSVCMECPHNAVLLLCSSHDKGCRPYMCGTSFRYSNCLDQYKKAYAKAAPSDSHSVHDSLDSQVIGPFSAHSADSGDAAELACPLCRGQVKGWTVVEPAREQLNANKRSCMQENCTFVGTFKELRKHVKADHPSAKPRVVDPTLEQKWRRMERDREREDVMSTIRSSMPGAVFFGDYVIEGGGQYESDSDEEEEGSDINAMEQNEGMGVGVNQNLMSMFLFLQAFGSAGNDGSNRRQERGSNTNGALDRGSVRLHRHNTIDELEYSDQDSENDDDIGNENDENGGSSLVGRLRRQSRVVLGRSGRRGRNREVNQGMI
- the LOC125196042 gene encoding uncharacterized protein LOC125196042 isoform X3; the encoded protein is MAKGTRGRRRIASRQCRETPYPLPSHKQKEDTCSKVIKKDWEDATCSVCMECPHNAVLLLCSSHDKGCRPYMCGTSFRYSNCLDQYKKAYAKAAPSDSHSVHDSLDSQVIGPFSAHSADSGDAAELACPLCRGQVKGWTVVEPAREQLNANKRSCMQENCTFVGTFKELRKHVKADHPSAKPRVVDPTLEQKWRRMERDREREDVMSTIRSSMPGAVFFGDYVIEGGGQYESDSDEEEEGSDINAMEQNEGMGVGVNQNLMSMFLFLQAFGSAGNDGSNRRQERGSNTNGALDRGSVRLHRHNTIDELEYSDQDSENDDDIGNENDENGGSSLVGRLRRQSRVVLGRSGRRGRNREVNQGMI